The genomic stretch catcttcttcatttgaatttGTAACTCCCTTGTCTTTTGTTTCAGTCTATCATTTGTTGCTTTTAAGATACCAACTCCAATTTTGCTGCATCAAGTTCATTTTGAAGCTTCTCCAACATACTATTTTACATCTTCATAAACTGGTCTTTATCATCCACCACATTATCAAAGAaccatttaaaaaattcatagcCTGTTTGGGTTGAACCCTGTGATGTTCAACATTCGCATAAATCAGAACACAAAAATGAGATGAAAACACAATTAAATTTCGTTTTTACCTTGTAATTATGACAACCCCAAAATCCGTGGCAGCTAAAGCCCTTCGAAGCAGAGTTATGTCTCCACAGCGACATACGGGTTTTCATCGCAAATTTCCAGCTAAACCACCACCACTCTTCGTATTTGAGTCATAAGAACATGGCCCTGAGATCGATGATGATGTCTACTTCATTTTACACAAGTAATTTTGAAAACTGAGAAGGTAATGAAAAATAGTAATCCTAGAATTTGGGGGAAACAAAGTTGAAGAAATCTGAACAAAACAATGAAGACAAGGTTGAAGAAGGAGTATATAACATTCTACATCACCTGCCACGTATACAAACCTAACGTCTGTTTGTGCCATTTGGAATGAAAGGACAAACGTGatcctttttgaacaattaaaggaccactttgacactttttagagataagggaccagaatggaccttggggtatagttaagggaccaaaaaaatattttacctaaattttttattaagtttatatcaaacatataaaataataatattatattttctatcaCGTGTATCAAATACatgataattttatattgttattatataatatatttattctcCTTCTTATCTAAGACATCTAAGACAGATAAAAAAATTATCGAATTGaactgaaattaaaataattgaactATTATGTTATGTTACTGGGTATGTGCTACACAAACAATTTTAGAATTGAATCAAATGGTAAATAAAccttaacaaaattaaaaatgaaccaaactaaaattgaaaatgaatacttctaaaaataaatttaaaattttttgttaaaaaaaaataaaagaaaaaaagtataACTGTCTTGTTGTTTAACAAATGAGTTGATTTAGAAATAATGGTCTTTCAGAAGTGTGGTACAATTTAGAATTTCGAACTAAAATATCAAATcaataattttaattgttaaaaggATAAATTGAAACCGTACAATATGAGTATTATGTTATTAATAAGTTTATGTGAAAAGATACAATAACAAAATAttaatatcatattttttatggtgtgaggaaaaaaaaacaataaaatattataatatatcatagttctaattttctttcttttcatgtcTCTATTCTATTATTAGCACCAAATAAACTCTTAGAATAATATGATTGACCTCTCCTATCTCATGTATtttgagtaaaaaaaaaaaactcctgtATTTAACATTTCCCttcttaatatatttatttcttgtatattatatatttatgacaTAAATGACTTTAATTGATTATCTAAAttcgaaataaaaaatatttgatttaccactcatgaatgaagagaaaaaaaataaaaggaaagttGCCTACTATGTTAGTTTTGaattgaattccaaccagttgtCTCTGTTCTGAAACGAAGTCAGTGTTTGTGAAACGAAGTGAAAATCGAAAAGACACGATGGAACATCCTTTAATACTTTACGTACGCGTccctgtttcttcttcttcttccgtaACCATCCTTATTCCTTCTCCACTGCTTCAACTTCTCCGCCTGCAAGGTACGCGTGTCTTCGTTTCTTCACTCTTTCTAGTTTAACCAATTCTCAACATGGTTTCTTAACAATGAAACACTAGCACTGGACACCCATGATACTTGTGTTTGATGCAGGTTTAACTGAAAGTGAATGGATCACGCAGTTCGTCTTCTTGTTCTTATTTTGGTCTCTTTGACATTAAGATGTGAATCATGGGGTTGGTTTTCATCGTCTAAAGAGAAACACTATAGTGAAAGATCTTACGGAAATCAAGCAAGTTTTAGAGGCTCTAGTGCTGAATTCTCAATCGAGGCTTTCAATGACCCTAAGGGAATGCAGCTAATAGAGAATGCTAAGAATAAAATGGTTGGTTCAAATACTTGTTGGCAAAATGCTTATCAACATCTTTTTGCTGGTTGTTCTGAGATTTTGGCTGTTGATGACAAAAGGTCTAGATTAGCTTGGCATCTAAGTGATTGCTTTCAGAGAGACTCTGGTCGGGCTTCGtttcctcaatgtgactcaaaAACATCGATTGCTACGTGCCTGAAGAATTTAGATGAATTTGCTCATAGCGTTTATCTTGAATTCTACCTCGAAACCAACTCCATTTGTTACCAATTACAGTTAAGtgcaattgttttttttataatcattTGTCTATTCTataaatgtttttgtttttttaaagtattttgtGTGCTTTTACAGGACACATGCATTCAAGCATGAAACTGAGAGACTTGTGACAGAACTGAAAAGTTCTGCTCAGTATGTTGAGGACAAGTTAGAAAGTATTGAAGAGAAATCAGAACATCTAATACAAGGCTCAAAACAGATTTCGGATTCTCTTGAATATGTTAATAATCATGCACAACTAGTGGCTCAAACGGTTAAGAATGTGGAAGGTCATATCGATGTGGTGTTAAGACATTCCGAGAGTGTTTATGAGCAAACTAAAAACATTGCAATATCACAATCACAACTACAAGAAGGACAGGAGCAACTGGGGAGGAATTTAGAAGAAGGGGTAGCATTACTCAAGGAATCTTATAGTAATTTGGGCATAGAAATAGAAAAGTTAAGAGACGAAGCTATTGAAATTGAGAATGAGGTAATCAAAGTTGGAGATGCTATGTCATCGAAGATGAACACTCTGCAAACCAAAGCGGAGGATATTGAGAATATGGCAGGGATTTCTTTAGataaacaacaacaacttttAGATGGACAATCCACAGCACTCCAAGGCCTAAATTCATTGAATGAGGTTCAACTCAAAGCATTAGAGGAAAGCAGGTATGATTGATCAAACTTATAAATTCATATTCATAGATTGTATTTGGCAAAATGTTAACCTTATAATTGATAAAATGTAGAAAAAGCCTACAATATTTTGCTGAATATGGACATAGGCAACAAGAAGAGCTTCTACGGCGGCAGGAACAAATGCAAGGACTTCACAATCGGTTAATGGagaattcaaaaaatatattatatgctCAGGTTTGTAATTTTTTGTAGACAATTGTTTTGGGTGTTAGTTCCTTATGAACATGTATCCTTAAAGATTTTAAACAGATTCTCCATTTGTGCTATATAGGAATCTTTTGAAGAAAAGCAAGCTACCATGTTTGTTGTTTTGGATAAAATCTTTGCCTTGCAAAATGCCATGTTGCTTGAATCAAGAGTTATTAAAGCTTTCTTCATTTATGCCATTTCAATCTTTGTCATCTATATGTTGACTAGCACAAAGCAAACTTACAATGTTAGGCCATTACTTTACCTTGGTAAGTATACCAGCaagtgtatttaatttttaaacagtAACTAATTAATCGAGTATCGACTAAGCATAACATGTTATGAATTGTTTATCTGCAGAGCTTTGTGCTGCTCTCTTTGTGGAAGTATTCATTATTCGTTTAAGTAACGACAATATGGAGCAACAAACATGGATAATAAACAAAGTCCGGTTATTTTTCATGCTATCTGCTG from Vicia villosa cultivar HV-30 ecotype Madison, WI linkage group LG4, Vvil1.0, whole genome shotgun sequence encodes the following:
- the LOC131595566 gene encoding protein GAMETE EXPRESSED 1-like, which encodes MDHAVRLLVLILVSLTLRCESWGWFSSSKEKHYSERSYGNQASFRGSSAEFSIEAFNDPKGMQLIENAKNKMVGSNTCWQNAYQHLFAGCSEILAVDDKRSRLAWHLSDCFQRDSGRASFPQCDSKTSIATCLKNLDEFAHSVYLEFYLETNSICYQLQTHAFKHETERLVTELKSSAQYVEDKLESIEEKSEHLIQGSKQISDSLEYVNNHAQLVAQTVKNVEGHIDVVLRHSESVYEQTKNIAISQSQLQEGQEQLGRNLEEGVALLKESYSNLGIEIEKLRDEAIEIENEVIKVGDAMSSKMNTLQTKAEDIENMAGISLDKQQQLLDGQSTALQGLNSLNEVQLKALEESRKSLQYFAEYGHRQQEELLRRQEQMQGLHNRLMENSKNILYAQESFEEKQATMFVVLDKIFALQNAMLLESRVIKAFFIYAISIFVIYMLTSTKQTYNVRPLLYLELCAALFVEVFIIRLSNDNMEQQTWIINKVRLFFMLSAAAQLLYAICTYKDYERLNHQMLQTLVNKINTMQKIKESSWDLDMDDDVDDWSQWIDTDLPDDVNCVDDPDYIIPEEVAENSMSTSITTKNYNLRLRNRLH